DNA from Rosa rugosa chromosome 6, drRosRugo1.1, whole genome shotgun sequence:
TCTTTAATGCAGATCACCCAGATGATTTCGCTGTGAAGATGTATCATGGTGGATACATCAGAGACAACAGTTATAGGCACTGTTCAAAGAAGTTTGAAGTGAGAGAGGTAACTATGGTGTGGTTGGCCACAATGAGAGATCATGCATGTCATAGGCAATTGCCTCCCAAGCCAAAAGCAACCAATTTGAACAAGAGAAAAAGGAACAATGAAGAGGCAAGAACATCTGGAAATTAGGTTTGAAACTTTTTTTCTTATTCCAAAGTTGAGTTTTATCACATAACCATTTCTTGTATAATACAATGATGATTTGTATGTTTCTTCATTTATTGTAGGGTATTGGTAAGAAAAAGCCTCCCTTGACAAAGAATGAGTTAAGGCAAAAGGCAAAGCAAGGGGCAGAAAAACTAAAGGTTAACTAATCAATAAAAATCTGATGTTTTCTAAGGTCCAATAAGTTATGAGCTAAGTTAGTGTGGTACGTTTGTGTGATTGTAGAAAAAGAGGGATGAGAAGAAGGCTGCCATAGCTAGAGCTGCTCCGACAAATGCAAGAGATGCTCATTCTGCAAATGCAAGAGTTGCACCTTCCACAAATGCATGAGCTGCTGCTTCAAGCTCTCAAGCTGCTCCTTCAAGCTCCAAAGCAACTGCTACAAAAGGTAAAACTCTTGAATCATTTTATGCTGAGAAATGTGGAATAGATTTTCTAGCAGCAGTTATAAATCAGTTTATAACAATGAAAATGAAATCAATAAGAAGTAATACATcagttctaaaagaaaaaatcgatgtctcatTAGCCAGTGGATATTGAAATATTACGACAGAATCGATGTCCCAAAATCCAATGCACATTGAATTATAATATAATGATCGAAGTTCTATATATGATTGGACATCAATACAGTTTCAATAAACAATGTCCTCGGAGTTACTGGACATCGTTATTTAATGAGAACTGATGTTCTAAACACTAAAAGACATTGTTTGTGTTATGAGAAACGATGTTAATATTCATAGTTGTGCTGGTAGACATATACTTCATTAAGCATTAAAATATATAGTTAAACATACAAATTTGTGATCATTGTACGGTTTTTACATCGATTCAGGATGCTGTAAACAATGTCTATTTTTATTTGAGATATCGGCTGAAAATCGATGTCTGATTTGTCATgatctttctctacacccactaagacatcggtcggttTCTTATTttacatcggttaaaaaccgatATATGTTGACATTATCCTAGTCGTGTAAATACAATACTATGAGTCAATAATGTGAAACTACTTCTGGATCCTCAATTATTTTTAGGAATCAAAGCTATGTTTTCGTGATTAATCATGTCTAAGGAACAAAAATTTTAAAAGAATCATGTCCTGGTGGAATGTAATTGAAACTTGAAGCCAAAATGATTCAACCAAATTGCTTCAAACTGAGAAAATCTACCgttgatttttttaaaagaataCCTTCAATTCTTTGTTTCCGGTACAAAGAAATGCAAAATTGGTCCATGATCATATTAATTATTGCCATACTTTGCGCGTGCATATTTGGATATAAATTAATTCAGTTTGAATTTGCGCAAGTTATTCTATCAAGCTTTTCATAAATCACAGTGTTATCATTGTGATTATTTGTCCAAGGCATCTCATTAATTAGATGGAGTAAGGAACTGACATGGGCTTCATTAATTAAGAAATTAACCAAAATTTATCATTTAGTTAGTCATCACCTGGTTACACAGACTTTACCGTTTTCCTCTTTTACAGAAAGCATAAACACAAGTAGTAAATCATGAGTTGTTAGTAGCCGGATCAATAATTAGCTAGATAATGAACAAAGCATGCAATTATTCATAAAGATAATAATATTTTTAGTTAGCATTCGAGATTTGTAAAAGGCTCAATGTTGTATGATTCAGAATGGCCTCCATAAACAAAGATAAGCCTTCAATACCTTCATAAATTTATTTACTTGTAGGTGGATGGAGTCTGTCGAAATTTAACCACCAGTTCATCGATCAGGATCTGAATTATACATAAATTACCCAGTTTCCTATACCCAAATGGCACCTACATAGAGTATGGCATCATAATCAGGAAATGCTAACCTTAAGGaaagagacacacacacacacacaattatATATAGATATGTAAGCCAAAAACAAGGTTAGCTCCAAAAGAGGAAGCCGCCCTTGTCATCCTTCCATTATTACATCTCACGGTTTCTCACCTCTCAGAGCCACATGAGCAAGAATATATATAGAACGCCAGGGAGGCCTAAATGACATGGAATGATCGGAATCCGGTAGCTAAACCGTTCGAGTGGCCAAAAAGTTAGAGATTGGTAACAAGGATCTAAATGCGTTCAATGGATGAAAGCCCTAGCCTACTGGCTCTTATTCTTGCTCCTCTGCTGCACGTACTATTCTTTCCTATCACTGAATCGATATGTTCTGCGACAGTAGGCTCAAATTCCAAATCattaaacctttttttttttttttggaaagcgAGAGAGGGACTAGCTCCTCGTCCCCTCTCGAaagtttattaaataaaaaaggaGAATACAAACTGGCTGGAGGACTAGACCAAAGCCAGCCATGGAACAATACACAAAGTTACTAACCAACAGCAAGGACCATCTAAAATATTCCATCTCATGGTAAGAGAAATAAAGCAAAAGAAACAGCAAAACAAGGACATCAGACCAAACtccagaaaaaaagaaacaaggacTGAACAAATAATCAACAAGCAAACCTATAGGCCAGCCATGAAACAAAGTCTCGACCAAAGGCAGAAGACAAAAACTGGGGCAACGAATCCCATCTGTGAGTACCTTCATGTGATGCACCGTAGTTAGCTAACACATCTGCCACAgcattcccttcccgaaatatGTGAGTGACACGTAACTGCAATTGTCTTGCTAAAACCATACCGTTTAGCCACTCAATGTGCAGCCTCCAAGGGACAAGAGATGGGGACGCAAAATATCTACCGCTGAGTCCGTCTCAATCCACAAATGGCGCCAATTACGTGACCTAGCCACCCCAATTGCTTCCAGGAAAGCAAGAACCTCAGCATCAAGGGCGCTAGGAACTCTTACCCTAGAAGCAAAAGCATGGACAAAAGCACCCTCAGCATCACGAACGATACCACCATATCCAGCATTGTCCGCATCTCGAAAAGAACCGTCGGTGTTAATCTTGACCTAATCATTAAACCTTCCTCATTCCTATTATTGCAGTTAATTTTAAAATGTTGCGGACTTTATTTTACCAAAGAACCCTTGGACACTTGATAAGCTAAACTTTGGATTACCTATTGATGCATGTGATGTATTAAAATACTGCGGATACCTTTGTTTGAGGACCCCTATAGAGCGAAGAATCGAACTTGAGGGTTAAGACTAAAACCAATATTTCGTTGGAGAGAAATATCTTATTACTAAACAAAGCTAgctaatatataatatatgaaaTGTTTGTTTATTTCATCATTCTAGCTCGGCAAAAACTCATCATTTGTAAGAATGTCTATATGCACACTCAACCAATAGAGTAGCCactcgtgcactctttgctaattggtggttgttagaatacatagattttgtaggGACTTctagtatttcaggatgtttcctctatgcttattgtaatctggggttcaggctctacgtcccccccttgtattctgttatatttcattaatcaaggcttcagggcagccgcaccagtccattttcaaaaaaaaaaaaaaaatgtctataTGCAAATAAACTTGGCAAGCTATTCGATCAAAGTTACATATTCTTTGGCCACCATTGAATCTGCCAATTAGAAAGAGAATTATTGGGAAAACTGAATCTCATCTCAACCTAAAAAAAACTTGCAGCAATTCCATATAAGATCTATTAAACAAATTAATCTATGAAAACAAACTAATTAGCTATTCCAAATCCAACCATTGAAACCGTTGAAAGATTGAAGAGATATCACATACATAATTTCCCAACTAAAGTGGGGGTGCTATTCTAGTAAGATTAGCTCCACCGACATTGCTATTATTGACGGCAAAGTGCATGCAAGCTAGCACTTGCCATTTATCATTTTGAGCGTACAATCCTAGAAAGAAGACAAAGCCTCCACTAACTCATGTTATGAAAGATCGAATCAAGCATGGAATTTTGGGTTGGTGAGTTTAGTGGGTTCTTGTGGCCTGAAATTCTTAGCTCTCCCAAGAGAATAATTCGCCTAAAATGGTTGCATTTCAATACCTAGCCTCCATTCTAGGTGTCATCAATCACACGcctaaaatggctagcatttCAATAACTCCATTCTAGGTAGACCTCCATTCTAAGTGTCATCAATCACACGCCTAAAATGGCTGGCATTTCATTACCTCCTTTCTAAGTGTCACCAATCACACGTATGTAAAAACTAATGCATAAATCACTGCCTATTCTTGTTGCTATGCAAAAGGATGATGATGCCGATCTATCTTTACATTTCAAATTATCTCACGTGATACGATTTATGAGAATGAGTGGTCGGACAAGTGGCCTGACGGCAGTGGTAATGAAAGTGTTGGTTAGAGACCTCTTTACGCGTAGGTCTATCAGTACAATTGGCATGAAATTATGTGATTTGTGGCTGGTTCATTCTTAACTTTCGGTGGTGACTAATACGATCTCACATTGGAAAGAATGATGCTCAAGGAAGACAGGTGTAACACACCGTACCACAAACACAGTGAACGGAAACTTCATGCAATGATTATGGCATTTATACGTGCAATACAGATTGAAGTGTGAATGAAAACTATTGGTCCGTTTCCTGAGTAGTAAGCACATAAACTTCTGGACACTTTTTGGAGTCAAAAGTGGGGAGTATCTATCTATATTCTGTAGCAAGGAAAGACAAGAAGATAGGGCATTACCTACAATACCACCACCGGCacacccaccaccaccaagcCAATGTCACTAATCGCAAGACACGTCTCCATTGATCAATATACAAAGTCGCACAGAAGCTACTGGAATAAAAGTTTTTTGGAGTACTGAAGCCTTACACACATGCCTATATATAGGGACCTTACCTTAACCTAGTGCACTCACAAGACTATTGGTTCCTGAAGAACTCTAAGCATTCCCTAGTCTCGACCACAATCTATTTCATCCTCTGAGAATCTAAACCAACCAACATTTTCTCTTTATCCATTCAAGATTGAACTCTTGAAATTTGGATATGGCCAACACTAAGGTAATTGGTGCTGCATTCTTGATATTGCTCCTTGTGGAGCTATCCTTTGCGGCTAGATCATTAAAGGCCATTAAAGCTAGTGGCGGCcgtggtggcggtggcggtggcggtggaggtggaggaggaggtggcggcTCAACATCTGGCTCAGGCTCTGGGTATGGTTCGGGAAAAGGTTCAGGGAGTGGTTCGGGGTATGGTAGtaatggaggaggaggtggtggtggaggcGAAGGTGGAGGGGGAGGTGGCGGTGGTGGAACGGGTTTAAATGGTGGTTCTGGGTCAGGATATGGGTCCGGATATGGATCAGGGGGAGGAATTGGAGAAGGTGGAGGAGGgggaggaggtggtggtggcggaggaggtggtggtggtggtggaggcaCTGGAAATGGTGGGTCTGGTTATGGGTCGGGATATGGAAGTGGAAGTGGAAGTGGATATGGGAGTGGAGGTGGCAaaggtggaggtggaggaggtggcggcggcggaggcggaggtggtggtggtaatGGTAGTGGTAGCGGGTCTGGTTATGGGTCAGGCTCAGGCTCAGGCTATGGCAGTGGAGGTGGAGATTATTGGGATTTACCATGAACATGATTGCATGAATTTCATTGTTAGGTAGTTCTTTCATCCTTGCCAATTACAACTCGGAAATAAAATGCAAAGCTTCACTATCACCTTGTGGTGGTGGAGATATTGCATACGTGCATTCCGCCTATGTGTGATACTCGTATCCTACAATTATACTATTAGAGTTTTACCATTTAATAATAAAGTTATTTtacttgaccaaaaaaaaaggttaaagtaattttctttttatctctAGGAGGAAACTCATTGGTGTACCATCTAAAATGAACATATGGGAATATCCCACCTGCGTACTAGACATAAATCTGACTTCTGATTAttcaataaagaaaaaagaattcgACTATGAAATGTCAACAACACTAACAAAGTAATACTATCAGAACACCTACAAATTCAGAAGTTACAATTGTGTAAATTAAGAAATATAGCTATCCTTCTATTTGGTCAAAACAAATAATGGCTTTCTCCAACATTTTTCCCTTTGGAATATAGTTCCTCTAGACAAAGTCCCTATAAAGTTTGCtcttctgagaaaaaaaaaataaaaaaaataaattcccGTCCTTGCTCCTATCACACAGCATTCAGATTTCTCAGCCAAATTATCATTTGGTGAGAACGCAAGTGGACGCATTGAAATACCAGCcagtgtataagaattatttcAGGCaggtccaccaagattctcaaAAAGAAACAGTTGACATACTCAGAAAGCTAATCCAACGCCCTCTCAGAAGCATAGTTTACTTTCTGCAATATCATCGTCTCGGCCGCTTGGATTGCCCTCTGTGACCCTGTAATTGTCACTTTCCTGCAGCATGAGACAGATGGTGGAAAGTTAAAGACATCGACATTTACTTCCATGGAGTAGCAATTAATGATCTCAAGAAGTCCTTATACCTATCAGTAGTTCCAGATATGAAATCACCCCTATCAGATATCTTTATCCTGGCCCCACTACCCTGCAAAATCAAAGTGATCTATGAGCATTTCTCTAATGTTATGGAGCTAATTGATAAGTTACTTCACAACACAAATGATGCAAGCTATTCACGCCAAAAAGAGTTGCTAATTGCAAACCTGACTAATCTCCATTATAGTCCTTCCACCACGACCAACAACCAGACCAATATGACTATCTGCGACACCTATAGTGACCGAGTTGTTGCTCCGATCCTCCTGGAAAACAACAGAGGTCTTTAGTCAATTAGAAATCAAcagaatataaaaaaataacatatttTGCTTCAGACGCGTCCAAAACACAATAACATTGTGGATGCATAACAGGGGTTCATTTATATAACAAAAATGCAGTAACAAGGCTGAAATGCAAAAATCCTAGTAATCATGACAGTAACACCTATGCAGAGGGGAGCCCTTTTGTAGTGCAATGATAAAATCTTGGGCCGTCTCATGTaacatgctaacaattaaaacAATAACAAGAACCCCCTTTTGTAGAAGGCTAGAATTGTGAATGAAGGACCACTGGATAAATGTGTTTAATTAATCCTGCAAGCAGTTATCAAACAGAAATGAAAAAACCATGCCCTTAAAAAAACACAGTTATGCACTTCAAAATCGCCATTCAGTTAAACATTTGAACCTCTCTCACAGGAAGTTCATGCACTGGTTTCTACTTGCTTACCAACTAATAccaaatcaatcacatgatTGAATATGCCTACCAGCAGACTTTTCAGTTTAACTTTATCTATTTATACCAGCTTAATAACATATTTGATGTGCCTAACAGCAGTCACTTGTTAAATTAAGTTACCAAGGATTTCCACTGTCAAGTATAACTTATTATTTCAATGTGAATTTACAAAACCTCTCCTTGGTCAACAATAACAAGcccagaaaaccaaaacctctcaagtgaaattaaataaatagcCTCTAGGCTCTTGATATTTTAAAATGATAATGGAAAATGGCTGAACCTTGTTATTCTGAAACTTTCCTGCAGCCCCATTCGATGGTCCATTCGGTGGTGCGTAGCTCACTGCATTGTAGGCTGCTGTTGACACAGAAGGAAGCACATATGTATATGGAATACCATGAAAACCCGAGAAGAAAACACCTATAAGTTCAGGTGGAGAGAACTTACTAGGAATCAAAGTTTACCATAATAATTTTGCATATATGAAAATATAGATAATTAAAGAAACTACACAATCATTGACCAGCAAGAATCACTGTTTACAAACAGATTTTAGTATTCAAAACTTTCTATCCAATTTGTCATATGTTATAAAATGTTCTAAATGGATGGTGTCCAACCAGACCCCCATAGGGGTACATAAAATTATGAATCCAACAACTCTATATCAGCTGGCAGTAGAAGCCGAAGTCATGCTTCTCAATTGCCTAGCAAAACTAAATGGATCTCGTTCCATGGACTTCAAATGTATTGCGCAGTCATCTATTTCACATATGATAAACAAACCAAAGGGATGTCAGAGTTTTACTCAGAATACCATAGGTCTCATTCTACATGTCTGTCGTACAACTAGCATTTTAGAAACATGTAGAATGAGTTATGTGGTATTCTGATTTCTGAGTAAAAGTATAACATCCATCTTGTTGGTTTGTACTATTTGAAATAAAATGCCATGAGATATGATAGTTTTCAGGTTGAACTATAATAAGTAAAATACAGTATAGATATTGCAACATAACAATAGCCAAGAGACTGATGCAGAAagacaaaagagagagagaaaaaaaacaatatatatatatatatatatatatatatatataaatccgTTTATCAGGGACCTTGGGCCAGCTAACTACacataaaatataaaattgtCGGATTTCTGCAAACCTTACAAAAAATTGTTGCAATTCGAAAGAATAATAATGATAAGGTGAGGCTATGTCCGCCCCTAAATGGTTGTATCCACTCCGCTATAGAAGGGGTTGACTTTTCACTAATAGGAATGCAGCGATCTAGACTGAAATAGTGTTAATCCTAATGATTACCATAGTTGTGACACATCAGGTACAAAGTCTGGAAAATCTTGGGTAAGACTCTAAAAGCAAGTACTCAGTGCCTTGATATCAACAATATTTTTGCCCTTTTTTCTGAAGATTTGCAATTGTGACTAATTTGCTTTCCAGAATTTCATATTTGTTAACTATCTATTAATTCGGACTTCtaattctttcttctttccttaaaactttTTATAtaaaaagcaaaacacaaacaagaaacaaaagcaTGGAAAAGAAGTTCACAGCTAGCTACGGGAAGCAAACCACACAGACTGCATTATGACTGACATAAGAAAGAGACAAACCCtagcaaaaaagaaaacagcCCTCCAGTCTAGAAAAATGAAGGAGAACGTATGGACTTCTTTTAATCTTAACAGATATATGGTGGGGAAAGAGAAAGAGCAGGACTGGCACAAACGCAAGCTATGAAATGATCATCTGGCAAAAATGCAAGCTAAACTTATGGTAAAACCTCAAAAGAAGATAAAGTAGGTTTTTAATATCTGCATTCATATTTGTAACATACTTCGAACTAAACTGAATGTTGTCAGTTTTATTGATTGTTTTTGTAAGGTCGCAAATTATCACACAAAAGTTTCAAGCAGCTTCCTATAAGTAAGAATATGATCATATGCGCACACACCTGGATATGAAAATGGGGCATTCATTGACTGAGTGTAGTGAGAGTCCTCAGATAGCTTAGAAAGAATTAAATCAGCTGCCCGCATCTGTTCCTCCAAAGTTCCTGTTAGTGTAACTAGCCGGTCATTTACCCCAAAATAATTATTGTCCTGAGGTGATATTTTAATCCCAGCCTGTGAGTCTTCAATAAATGACCTGGTAAAGACAAACCTTAGAAGTCAGCAACTTCTGATGTGTATGATATAAAATGAGGAACCTAAGGTATAAAATCAAGTAGTGCAACTTATATCAAACATGactgaaaaataaaagtcaTACATATAACAAAAATGAATGTCCTTTACACAGTTGCCCATAGATCACACCTTCATGAACCTAGTAAATCTCCTCATCAGTATCTAAGCAGCAAAAAGCTGATCATCGTCCTCTTACTTTACTTGTCAAGATGCAACAAGCATATAATGGCTTTTGAGAAACAAATCATGCAAAAAAGAAGCTCTAAAACAGTATAAACTAACAAAACCTTAAaggttaaaaaataaaaaaccactACTAGATCTTATTTGATGTAGCAGatggagggaaaaaaaaagtctgATCCCAATGCACCAATGTGTCATGATTAGTAGAAGCAGAAAACTTACACCCTTGAGATATTTTAATAGGCATCATTAACAATTTTAACCTGATTTCTTGTAGCACAATTCTTAAAAATTAAAACACTTGACTTGTGTTTCCTACTTATTTAACTACATGATTGAATCACTATAGCACATAATTTTTGAGTAGGACAACTTTCCCTGGTGCATAATGATGGatttccaaaacaaagaaaca
Protein-coding regions in this window:
- the LOC133714270 gene encoding putative glycine-rich cell wall structural protein 1; its protein translation is MANTKVIGAAFLILLLVELSFAARSLKAIKASGGRGGGGGGGGGGGGGGGSTSGSGSGYGSGKGSGSGSGYGSNGGGGGGGGEGGGGGGGGGTGLNGGSGSGYGSGYGSGGGIGEGGGGGGGGGGGGGGGGGGGTGNGGSGYGSGYGSGSGSGYGSGGGKGGGGGGGGGGGGGGGGNGSGSGSGYGSGSGSGYGSGGGDYWDLP
- the LOC133714269 gene encoding protein BTR1 isoform X1; translation: MESTESSYVSSPEAPRRRSSPPPPKSPTSDTMEKPTYVRFLVSNAAAGSVIGKGGATITDFQSQSGARIQLSRNHEFFPGTTDRIIMISGTINEILKAVELILAKLLNELYSEEGDDVEPRTKLRLIVPNSSCGGIIGKQGSTIKSFIEDSQAGIKISPQDNNYFGVNDRLVTLTGTLEEQMRAADLILSKLSEDSHYTQSMNAPFSYPGVFFSGFHGIPYTYVLPSVSTAAYNAVSYAPPNGPSNGAAGKFQNNKEDRSNNSVTIGVADSHIGLVVGRGGRTIMEISQGSGARIKISDRGDFISGTTDRKVTITGSQRAIQAAETMILQKVNYASERALD
- the LOC133714269 gene encoding protein BTR1 isoform X2 is translated as MESTESSYVSSPEAPRRRSSPPPPKSPTSDTMEKPTYVRFLVSNAAAGSVIGKGGATITDFQSQSGARIQLSRNHEFFPGTTDRIIMISGTINEILKAVELILAKLLNELYSEEGDDVEPRTKLRLIVPNSSCGGIIGKQGSTIKSFIEDSQAGIKISPQDNNYFGVNDRLVTLTGTLEEQMRAADLILSKLSEDSHYTQSMNAPFSYPAAYNAVSYAPPNGPSNGAAGKFQNNKEDRSNNSVTIGVADSHIGLVVGRGGRTIMEISQGSGARIKISDRGDFISGTTDRKVTITGSQRAIQAAETMILQKVNYASERALD
- the LOC133714269 gene encoding protein BTR1 isoform X3 — encoded protein: MESTESSYVSSPEAPRRRSSPPPPKSPTSDTMEKPTYVRFLVSNAAAGSVIGKGGATITDFQSQSGARIQLSRNHEFFPGTTDRIIMISGTINEILKAVELILAKLLNELYSEEGDDVEPRTKLRLIVPNSSCGGIIGKQGSTIKSFIEDSQAGIKISPQDNNYFGVNDRLVTLTGTLEEQMRAADLILSKLSEDSHYTQSMNAPFSYPAYNAVSYAPPNGPSNGAAGKFQNNKEDRSNNSVTIGVADSHIGLVVGRGGRTIMEISQGSGARIKISDRGDFISGTTDRKVTITGSQRAIQAAETMILQKVNYASERALD